The proteins below come from a single Chiloscyllium punctatum isolate Juve2018m chromosome 18, sChiPun1.3, whole genome shotgun sequence genomic window:
- the LOC140489244 gene encoding small integral membrane protein 45 yields the protein MPHFLDWFVPVYLMISILILVGFGACIYYFEPGLQEAHKWRTQRPITEQEVRKTLMIRDNLGFRAPEV from the coding sequence ATGCCTCACTTCCTGGACTGGTTCGTGCCCGTCTACCTGATGATCTCTATTCTGATCCTGGTCGGTTTCGGGGCCTGCATCTACTACTTTGAGCCCGGCCTGCAGGAGGCGCACAAGTGGCGGACCCAGCGTCCCATCACGGAGCAGGAGGTCCGGAAAACACTGATGATCCGGGACAATCTGGGATTTCGGGCCCCTGAGGTCTGA